The segment tcgtcgcacgaaaaaacgtagggaaTTTGGccggtaggacttctttaatgataaaaagcttttaaatagatctcagctcactttgattgatcgcgtatgatagacaacaaactaaaatattagggaatagctagttttgcattgtgtgtcataaaaatgctgatatttttaataatttgtgttggataggacgggaataggcaattacgacgaagcagcaacataccctgatAGGTTTTGATCCAAGTTTCATTAAGAAAAGCCGCGTGAAATAGATATaaattagtaataatttgtacagtgttggattacaatgcaagttttcgcattttattaattaaatcaTATCGCCAGAGAAAAGGAATAAAACTAAAATGAACATAGAATGTAGAATAAATGCTGAGATATTATTATACTCTGGCAAAGTGTAAAAACAATGTTCAGAAATGTTGTTGAAGAAAAAGCTTCGATTAAAAAGTAGAATCGAATGGGAATAGGAAAGATGTGCAAAACGGGTGTGTAGGATAAATGAGACCTCTGAGTAAAAACAAGCCAAGCGATTTCTTAagttgattttagcaaaaataatcaTAATTGAAGCAGATCACAAAGAatccacatttttatcaaaaacaaTAGCCTTAAGTAAAAAAGCCCAAATCAAACAaaccaaaaataataaaaaatggcaCAATTTTTAGCGTTTGCCAACTCTTACTGAGTCGCTTTACTTTCCGGTATACAGCAACAGATAATTTGCACCGTATAGAAAACTAAATAAACTCAGACAGCTGATAAGAACTATACTTAGTTCCGTTGTAGGTGTCGGGCAGGCCGACATGCTCGAATGTGCCTTCTCATCTTCAATCAGTATTCATTAAAGCTGTTATTTGACGAAGCTGCACTCAGTTGCTTTTGTTCCATCACGAAGCTTGCGTATAGAATTGTTGGGCTCGTATTTTAACGTGATGAATTCAGTATCAGTTTTAGCCACTGCCGTGGGCATTCTTTTGACAGCAACGGCAACTACAAATGGAGCAAATATTCTGGCTATTTTAACAGTTCCAAGCCCCAGTCATCACATCTGGTGAGATCATAATCAATCATTGTCGTTGAGAATCTAACAGATTGACTCACTTAACAGGAATCGCGTATGGATTGAAGCACTGGTTGACCGGGGACATAATTTAACGGTTATCTCACAGGATGGCGACAATTCGAGAAGTAATCTCACATATCTGATTTTGGAAAAAGTCTACAGTAGCATGCAAGAGATGGAAGTAAATTATGTGGAAATGTCTAAAGAATCCACTGTGGCTACCGTGTTCAACTTTCTCAACTACTACGTTAGCCTGTGTGATGGTGAGAACtgaatcagtgattttgattaaTGTAATTTGCACTGAATTTGATATCTTCAGCAATGATGGAGTCGCAAGGGTTGGCAGTATTGGAGCGGTATCCACGCGATTTTAAGTTTGACCTTGTGGTGTATGACTTTGGTTGCGGACCATGTCTTCTTCCTCTTCTCCACAGGTTTAACTATCCTCCGTTACTATCGTTGACAGCTTTCAACAATCCTCCGTACTCTGTGGATGTCGTGGGCGGTCATAAACATTTCGCCTACACTCCATATTTTGCCCTTAAGTACAATTCCAGAATGGATTTTTGGCAAAGAGCCTACAACACCTTCCTTTCGCTACTCAATTCAGCGTAAGCAAACTCAAACACATATACCTAAGCGGAAACTTATTTATTACCATTACCATTTTCAGTTACCGAAACATGTACGTGGTACCGTTAGTCGACAAACTCGCACGTTCTCATTTCGACTACCCCGATATGCCATGTCTGGGTGATCTCGAACAACGTACTCAAGTTATGCTTGTTAACACCAATCCAGTGCTGGatcctctggagcctcttccgcCGAACCTTATTGCCGTTGGAGGACTCCACATTAAGGATCCCGAACCTCTTCCCTTAGGCTTGGAACAATTTATCAACAACGCCACAAAAGGAGCAATTCTGTTTTCGCTCGGCTCCAACGTTCGTAGTGATAAAATTGGTGAAGAACGTCAAAGAATGTTTATCGAAGCATTCCGACAAATGCCACAGTATCATTTCCTGTGGAAATTTGAGTCCGAACTTGATCTCGATCTTCCTCGAAATGTAATAATCAAACGGTGGATGCCGCAAAATAGCATATTAGCTCATCCAAATGTCAAAGCATTCATAACACACTCGGGTGGATTGAGCACTCAAGAAGCATCGTGGTTCGGCGTACCGTTGATTGGTATGCCCTTCTTCATGGATCAACATAGGGTTTGTTTAAAATACGTTCTCCAGACTTTCCGTTTCTAATTTAATCTTCTCTTAGACCTGTCAACAATCAGTGGCTGCAGGAGTTGCGGAAGTCCTTGACTTCCAGTCACTGTCTGTGGAGAAAATTCGAAACACAGTGCTGAAAGTGCTGCAGATACCTAAGTACCGCGAGAATATGAAACGGAGATCCAGGTTTTTCCGCGATCAACCGGAAAAACCACTGAACCGTGCGCTATGGTGGATGGAATACGTTATTCGGAATCCAGACATGAACCATCTGAAATCGCCCACCCTTGAACTGGGAACTATCCGGTCGAATCTGCTCGATGTTTATGCGCTCTTCATTGGAATCGGTTTAGCTAGCTATATTGTTTTAAAAAGTGTATTGAAAAAGTGCTTCTTTGCGCCGAGTATGGAGAAGTCATTGAAGAAAGACTAAATTTGAAACGAGATTAAATTTACCGAAACTAAATACCAAAATGCAAACGAATCGTTTTGCACAAAGTGCCGTCAGAGATGGTCAAAGGAAGGGATTTGTCCATTTAGTTGTTATTTGTTACTAATTTATTAGGATTTTCTAAAGGCAAGATACTGTCCTACTTCAATCAAAGTTGTTGTTATTTATTGGAAAAACAGATTACTGCAAAAAGGGCACGAACAACAAACATTGCGTTATCACGACTGCTCACTACAGAAGTTCTTACTTAATCTGGTGCTATGTTCGTTAGGATTTGTCCTGCATTACAATATTTCGCTAACAAACTCGGCCTTTCTGTCTCCAACTCCTTGAAAGTCTTACGCTTCCTAGCTCTTGCACCATATCGTTTAACTACCTATACCTAGTTCGTTGCGCACCTTTGCGTCTGGTACTATCCTATCCTGACTTCCTACTCGACCTAACTGCTCGACCTAACtgtacgattgaactgctcgcctggactgttcgattcgactgctcgactggactgcttgactggacagcatgatttatctgctcgactagattgctcgactcaactgttccactgctcgactgaactattcgattcaactgctcgactcgactgctcgaatgagctacttgactcaactactcgattggactattcgaatccactgctcgactcaactgctcaacctgaTGCTCGATTCAACggcttgactagactactcgatttgattgctcgactcaactgacagcttgattcaacagctcgactagactgctcgactcaactgcttgactgaactgtttgattcgacagctcgacttaactgctcgactggactactcgactgaactgttcgactcaactgttcgacttaactgctcgattgaccGGTTGACCCGACTACTCGAGTCTAGTCGACGCATCTGTTCGACTTATACTAAAACAGCTGTGGTGTGAGTAATTAAGGGAtgcaaggaaactctcagggcTGTCCGCACGGCGCAGGCCAGATGTTGGAGTTGAATTCTAGATTGTCAATTGCGCTTGAGGGTCATTCGAAAAGTCAAGGttgatctcagcatcacggagtgtgctttggcgaaaaactgaatactgaccgctGTACTGCACGGCGAATCCGTCccggaatggctacaagtgttaccgaggaggagcccaacagaagcttcaaacaataaaaaaaacactagAATCCGGTCTCGGTGCGGACGTGTGGTGATGAAgcgatgcatgtgtctgactcaatgatgaataagcttcagagaaggccgattggcccgcccagttagctctaGGGTAAGATGctgacctaacaagccagtcgtcgtatggttgaatctcgactgggtggtgccactacagagttaataggatctttgcactagcccctaattttcctgtactctaataaccgactgcgaggtctgtcgataaagaagggtcaaattctgaaggacgtttatacccatggctttgcttttagaaggccgatttcagccaaacccaggggttaaattcttcatgctctggCTCGCGGTTGGATTTGTAGCAACTTCGAGATTtgttttggggatgggttcgtgataaaaggtcatgacttggtAAGGGATTTGTTTGATTGGCATCCAtgtgaaaaccagtgttttgggacggataagaattcggagatacacagAGGTAGGTGCCTCACCAGGCGGACTGTGCCCTTCATTAAGTACCATGATAGCCTGCCGCACTGGGGACTGTGACTGGGGACTGGCTGTGCACCGGCTGACGAGTggtgtcagcagtaggttttttCGTGCAATCTAGCGTAATTTTCtatgtttcatccttagaaactgtttcgatttaaaaattaatcaatgcgggacactttccgggacgctttgTAATCTGGGACAagtcatccaaatccgggacagtcccgcataagccgggacgtctggtcagtctactttaagatttttattcatgtagactattTTATGTGTCAGATGAATCACCAATAAACACGGTAAAAAATTGTCACGTCTATTTCAAGGGTTTTTGCATTTGCTTCAATTTGTCACGCCGCACTGCAAATTGAAGTGATTTAGCATTGATTTTCGagagatttttattt is part of the Sabethes cyaneus chromosome 2, idSabCyanKW18_F2, whole genome shotgun sequence genome and harbors:
- the LOC128736881 gene encoding UDP-glucosyltransferase 2-like, which translates into the protein MNSVSVLATAVGILLTATATTNGANILAILTVPSPSHHIWNRVWIEALVDRGHNLTVISQDGDNSRSNLTYLILEKVYSSMQEMEVNYVEMSKESTVATVFNFLNYYVSLCDAMMESQGLAVLERYPRDFKFDLVVYDFGCGPCLLPLLHRFNYPPLLSLTAFNNPPYSVDVVGGHKHFAYTPYFALKYNSRMDFWQRAYNTFLSLLNSAYRNMYVVPLVDKLARSHFDYPDMPCLGDLEQRTQVMLVNTNPVLDPLEPLPPNLIAVGGLHIKDPEPLPLGLEQFINNATKGAILFSLGSNVRSDKIGEERQRMFIEAFRQMPQYHFLWKFESELDLDLPRNVIIKRWMPQNSILAHPNVKAFITHSGGLSTQEASWFGVPLIGMPFFMDQHRTCQQSVAAGVAEVLDFQSLSVEKIRNTVLKVLQIPKYRENMKRRSRFFRDQPEKPLNRALWWMEYVIRNPDMNHLKSPTLELGTIRSNLLDVYALFIGIGLASYIVLKSVLKKCFFAPSMEKSLKKD